GCACCTCATCGTAGAAAGCTCGTCGGGATCGCCGCTTGATGGTGTCCTTGGCCAGGGTGGCATTGAGTCCATGAGCATGCTGGATGACCCACTGGTGGTTGGGCAGATCGTAGGCCACGCCCCAGTTGACCGCCCAGCTGAGATAGTCGACATCTGGGTTGCCAATCATGCCGATCGTCATGCAAATGGCACCCTGCAGGATATGACCACCATTAGAGCCGTTTACCAtgccaactggccaactgacCATCAACACACTCACACCGAAACCGAAGAGCCCTCCGGAAATGCCAGATAACGCTTGTGCCGGCGCAGAACTTTGGTCACCTCCTCTGTGCTCCGTGTGCCATTCGCAGCTGGTGACATGGACATCACCTGGGATTGCACCTCGTGCAGCAGGAGGCAAAGTGCCAGCAAACTGAAGTGGCCAGTTGGGGAGAGTCTCATACTGTCGGTAGAACGTTCCGTTGGTAACTGAATGCCAGCAAAACTGAAAAGGCAACCAGTCGCTTTAGCGGCTTATTAGTTCGAGTGCCGTGTTGATTGCCCTGATTAGCGGTTGCCTGCAAAGTCTGCTTTTAACAAGTGCCCATTGTGAGGTGCTGCTCCTACCAGGGATTgagttttggtttggtttccCCCCCTGACTCCCATCGACATGGCCAACACTGATTGCCGTAGCATGTAAATTTCTGTCAACAGTGGGAAATACACTTGTTTtgtttccacttccactccaATTGTCAGCATTGTgaagcgaaaaacaaacagcacaAATTATGGAATTGCCAGTTCGGATCCCCGGAGAGTGAGTTCCATGCACTTGGGAATCCATCAATGTTTCCATACCCTACTTCAACATCAGACACATTTCTGTCACCACAGTTCGGAAACTTAAAGTGAAGCGGGTATATTAAAAgcattaataattttaactAACTACTATAAGCGGTAGAATGGTAGAACTCACATGCGCTGCATTTTTCGCTGAAGCGCACcacaaagtggccaaaaaaatggtcaataaaaatgtcgatgtacgagtatttacttaattttcATTCAACTTTCTGCTGCGGCGCacaataaaattcatttttttcatttgctcaTCAATTTATGCACtcgtttttcatttgtatttattgtttgaaCTGTGGAAATATTACACAAATTGTAAATACAAGCTTACTGCACGAAAGTATTGATTTTTTAACATCGTAACGAGCTTCAGTAAGCGCCAGAAATTAAGGGGCAAAGTAAAGGGGTATTCTAAATACTACTAAGTACTTTCCGTTCATCTCttctataaattaattaataatgcaAATTGTTATCAAAAATTGTATATGCATACCAATACCCCTAATCTGCATGCAGAAATACCTCGCTTATTTACAATTCCGTTTATTGCAATCAAAGTGAACATGCAACGCGGTGCATTAACTCTGTACAGGGTATCATAGCAGCTAGCTGTGTCCACGTCCAGTTCGATAAATTCATTGGTGTGTTTTCCATATTTTCCCCTTCACACAATCAATGTGCGTATTTCTCCTGGAATCGCTCGCTGATGAGCAGCAAAAAACTCTGCCGGCAATGTGGGCCATACAAACTGGCGCATTTGTGGAGCGAGTGGCCGGCGGTGAAGGCCTCCCGGTAC
This genomic stretch from Drosophila yakuba strain Tai18E2 chromosome 3R, Prin_Dyak_Tai18E2_2.1, whole genome shotgun sequence harbors:
- the LOC6538714 gene encoding uncharacterized protein LOC6538714, with the protein product MRLSPTGHFSLLALCLLLHEVQSQVMSMSPAANGTRSTEEVTKVLRRHKRYLAFPEGSSVSGAICMTIGMIGNPDVDYLSWAVNWGVAYDLPNHQWVIQHAHGLNATLAKDTIKRRSRRAFYDEVQSIFDNMGFNGRSCVARALCESARFMLPSEERGNMLQELVRTVFSLPPSPVAAHEPQAHHQYDRIYRRSKRNSRECHEIYPGCQFSLLALALGKYMAATTTKFSSFNYM